In Tripterygium wilfordii isolate XIE 37 chromosome 23, ASM1340144v1, whole genome shotgun sequence, one genomic interval encodes:
- the LOC119993156 gene encoding putative acyl-activating enzyme 19 isoform X1: MSEKKRQQRRHCCVSHEFVRAATENLNKIAVIHARSSDIGPQISSHPPVYEGDRCFTFGDVLASVNYLSFRLRSILDGASDQHVTIPHRPPGDSTDTDESAKYVFVPVKRSEEFRNTYTPKIVGIYLAPSLEYIVSVLSVMRCGEAFLPLDPLWPKDRILSVASSSNVDLIVTCGTLIGGNGFRNLDDSQWLAEQSSCPVFFFSMAESLQECVAPLKLVWPCENEKERLFCYLMYTSGSTGKPKGVCGTETGLLNRFLWMQESYPLYGEELLLFKTSISFIDHLQEFLGAIFTSCTLIIPPFNEQKENLLSIITFLKAYSINRLTAVPSLLRAIVPALQSAHNMQIQSSLKLLILSGEVFSLSLWKMLSSLLPLTSILNLYGSTEVSGDCTYFDCKRLPKILETEALTTVPIGVPVSNCDVVLVGEFDKPEQGEICVGGLCICNGYFCESTVLSVDHESHQNSPVNCSVDYCKNQVYYKSGDLARRLQSGDLVFLGRRDRTVKVNGQRIAIEEIENTLRGHPNVADAAVIARKSLEELLLLEAFILLKDKEKSGDVIRSSIRNWIVSKLPTAMIPSRFSFIESLHMTSSGKVDYASLASSTFLTSHVSHDISKTVNCDLLRSIKKAFCDTLMVEEVSSDDDFFMLGGNSISAAHVSHNLGIDMRLLYNFPNPSKLVALLQEEESRAVRTNVGLNVNVGADIGKVSYSITPDHLSPEPQLRLQKMPPGKNDNHGEISKRLKMDTYKYVTPQCSFPSDGQPWNSATIPFACSFSRCNKVLYERGCRLKSSPQATWLSKVSGNIRGSLKDWWKVHMESCVDASPVVAFKGKDIYLFIGSHSRKFVCINARSGSVQWETVLDGRIECSAAIVGDFSQVVVGCYKGKIYFLDFANGNILWTFQTCGEVKSQPVMDFHRQLVWCGSHDHNLYALDYRNHCCVFKLPCGGSIYGSPAIDEVQDILYVASTSGRVTAISIKEFPFHTLWEHELRVPVFGSLSISSNGPVICCSVDGYVVALNSSGTAIWRSRTDGPIFAGACISHVLPSQVLICSRSGKVYSFELGNGNLLWEYNVGDPVTASAYAEEHLQLVSDSPHLPDRLVCVCSSSGSICVLRVNSDAADRPYHPSNITVHEFARFELQGDVYSSPVMIGGKIFVGCRDDYVHCISIETIEK; encoded by the exons ATGAGTGAAAAGAAACGACAGCAGCGGCGACACTGCTGCGTATCGCACGAGTTCGTGAGAGCTGCGACCGAGAACCTCAACAAAATCGCGGTGATACATGCCCGATCATCAGATATTGGGCCCCAGATATCTTCACATCCTCCGGTGTACGAAGGCGACCGATGTTTCACTTTCGGCGATGTCTTGGCATCCGTCAATTACCTCAGTTTCCGCCTCCGCTCCATTCTTGACGGCGCTTCTGATCAACATGTCACCATACCCCATCGTCCTCCAG GTGATTCTACTGATACTGATGAGTCTGCCAAATATGTTTTTGTGCCTGTAAAGCGATCGGAGGAGTTTAGGAATACATATACCCCAAAAATTGTTGGAATATACCTGGCACCTTCGTTGGAGTACATAGTTTCTGTTCTTTCTGTTATGAGGTGTGGGGAGGCTTTTTTGCCTCTTGATCCTTTATGGCCGAAAGATAGGATATTGTCTGTCGCTTCTTCTTCCAATGTTGATCTTATCGTCACTTGTGGAACTTTAATTGGTGGCAATGGTTTTCGAAACCTTGATGATTCACAGTGGCTTGCAGAGCAAAGTAGTTGtcctgttttcttcttttctatggCAGAAAGCCTCCAAGAGTGTGTTGCTCCATTGAAGTTAGTTTGGCCTTgcgaaaatgaaaaagaaaggttGTTTTGTTATTTGATGTACACATCAGGGTCAACTGGAAAACCTAAAGGTGTATGCGGCACGGAAACAG GCCTGTTAAATCGTTTTTTATGGATGCAAGAATCGTACCCGCTGTATGGAGAAGAACTTTTATTATTCAAGACATCTATTAGCTTTATTGACCACCTGCAGGAATTTCTCGGCGCTATTTTCACTTCTTGTACACTGATCATACCTccttttaatgaacaaaaagaaaatttactcTCCATCATCACTTTTCTGAAG GCTTATTCTATAAATAGGCTCACTGCTGTTCCTTCGCTTTTGAGAGCAATTGTTCCTGCTTTGCAAAGTGCACACAACATGCAGATCCAAAGTTCATTGAAATTGTTAATTCTGAGTGGTGAAGTTTTCTCTTTGTCCTTGTGGAAGATGCTTTCCAGTCTGCTGCCCTTGACCtctattttgaatttatatggGAGTACAGAG GTTTCGGGAGATTGCACGTATTTCGATTGCAAGAGGCTGCCAAAAATTTTGGAGACAGAGGCACTAACAACTGTTCCAATTGGGGTTCCTGTTTCTAATTGTGATGTGGTGCTTGTTGGTGAATTTGACAAACCTGAACAGGGAGAAATATGCGTTGGTGGTCTCTGCATTTGTAATGGTTACTTCTGTGAATCCACTGTTCTGTCTGTTGACCATGAATCACATCAAAACTCTCCTGTGAACTGTTCTGTAGATTATTGCAAAAATCAAGTGTATTACAAATCTGGTGATCTTGCACGACGGCTTCAAAGTGgtgatttagttttcttggggAGGAGGGACCGCACTGTAAAAGTTAATGGGCAACGTATAGCTATAGAGGAGATTGAGAATACATTAAGGGGACATCCAAATGTGGCAGATGCTGCTGTGATTGCTCGCAAAAGTTTGGAGGAACTTCTGCTCCTTGAAGCATTTATACTGTTAAAAGACAAGGAGAAATCTGGTGATGTAATCAGATCTTCGATAAGAAATTGGATTGTCAGCAAGCTTCCTACAGCCATGATTCCCAGCCGCTTTAGCTTTATTGAATCCTTGCATATGACCTCCAGTGGAAAAGTTGATTATGCATCGTTGGCAAGCTCAACCTTTCTCACATCACATGTTTCACATGATATAAGTAAAACGGTGAATTGTGATCTCTTGCGATCAATCAAAAAG GCCTTTTGTGACACTTTGATGGTTGAAGAAGTTTCCAGTGATGATGATTTCTTCATGTTGGGTGGTAATTCCATCAGTGCAGCACATGTTTCTCACAATTTAGGAATAGATATGAGATTGCTTTATAACTTTCCAAATCCATCAAAGCTTGTAGCACTTTTACAAGAAGAGGAATCAAGAGCTGTTAGaacaaatgttggtttgaatgtCAACGTGGGAGCAGATATAGGAAAAGTGTCTTATTCCATTACTCCTGATCACCTCAGTCCTGAACCACAATTACGGTTACAGAAAATGCCTCCTGGCAAAAATGACAATCATGGTGAAATCTCCAAGCGCTTAAAGATGGATACATATAAATATGTTACTCCACAATGCAGTTTTCCAAGTGATGGACAGCCTTGGAATTCTGCTACCATTCCCTTTGCTTGTTCATTCAGCCGGTGCAATAAAGTCTTGTATGAAAGGGGCTGTAGGCTGAAAAGTTCACCTCAAGCAACCTGGTTGTCGAAAGTCTCGGGAAACATAAGAGGTTCGTTGAAAGATTGGTGGAAAGTTCACATGGAATCTTGTGTTGATGCATCACCAGTTGTTGCATTCAAGGGCAAGGatatctatttatttattggaTCTCACTCACGTAAATTCGTCTGTATTAATGCCAGAAG TGGTTCAGTCCAGTGGGAGACTGTGCTTGATGGACGAATTGAGTGTTCAGCAGCGATTGTTGGTGACTTTTCTcag GTTGTTGTAGGATGCTATAAagggaaaatatattttcttgattttgcaAATGGCAACATTCTTTGGACTTTCCAAACATGTGGTGAG GTGAAGTCTCAGCCGGTGATGGACTTCCATAGACAATTGGTCTG GTGTGGATCACATGACCATAATCTTTATGCTCTTGACTATAGAAACCACTGCTGTGTTTTTAAGCTTCCTTGTGGTGGGAGTATATATGGATCACCTGCAATCGATGAG GTGCAGGACATACTGTAtgtggcatctactagtggccGTGTGACTGCTATATCAATAAAG GAATTTCCATTTCATACTCTGTGGGAGCATGAGTTGAGAGTTCCGGTTTTTGGTTCCCTTTCTATTAGTTCAAATGGACCCG TTATCTGTTGTTCAGTGGATGGCTATGTTGTTGCATTAAATTCAAGTGGAACCGCAATTTGGAGG AGTAGAACTGATGGTCCCATCTTTGCTGGAGCTTGCATCTCTCATGTGCTTCCTTCTCAG GTGCTTATATGTTCCAGAAGTGGGAAAGTTTATTCATTTGAACTG
- the LOC119993156 gene encoding putative acyl-activating enzyme 19 isoform X2 — MSEKKRQQRRHCCVSHEFVRAATENLNKIAVIHARSSDIGPQISSHPPVYEGDRCFTFGDVLASVNYLSFRLRSILDGASDQHVTIPHRPPGDSTDTDESAKYVFVPVKRSEEFRNTYTPKIVGIYLAPSLEYIVSVLSVMRCGEAFLPLDPLWPKDRILSVASSSNVDLIVTCGTLIGGNGFRNLDDSQWLAEQSSCPVFFFSMAESLQECVAPLKLVWPCENEKERLFCYLMYTSGSTGKPKGVCGTETGLLNRFLWMQESYPLYGEELLLFKTSISFIDHLQEFLGAIFTSCTLIIPPFNEQKENLLSIITFLKAYSINRLTAVPSLLRAIVPALQSAHNMQIQSSLKLLILSGEVFSLSLWKMLSSLLPLTSILNLYGSTEVSGDCTYFDCKRLPKILETEALTTVPIGVPVSNCDVVLVGEFDKPEQGEICVGGLCICNGYFCESTVLSVDHESHQNSPVNCSVDYCKNQVYYKSGDLARRLQSGDLVFLGRRDRTVKVNGQRIAIEEIENTLRGHPNVADAAVIARKSLEELLLLEAFILLKDKEKSGDVIRSSIRNWIVSKLPTAMIPSRFSFIESLHMTSSGKVDYASLASSTFLTSHVSHDISKTVNCDLLRSIKKAFCDTLMVEEVSSDDDFFMLGGNSISAAHVSHNLGIDMRLLYNFPNPSKLVALLQEEESRAVRTNVGLNVNVGADIGKVSYSITPDHLSPEPQLRLQKMPPGKNDNHGEISKRLKMDTYKYVTPQCSFPSDGQPWNSATIPFACSFSRCNKVLYERGCRLKSSPQATWLSKVSGNIRGSLKDWWKVHMESCVDASPVVAFKGKDIYLFIGSHSRKFVCINARSGSVQWETVLDGRIECSAAIVGDFSQVVVGCYKGKIYFLDFANGNILWTFQTCGEVKSQPVMDFHRQLVWCGSHDHNLYALDYRNHCCVFKLPCGGSIYGSPAIDEDILYVASTSGRVTAISIKEFPFHTLWEHELRVPVFGSLSISSNGPVICCSVDGYVVALNSSGTAIWRSRTDGPIFAGACISHVLPSQVLICSRSGKVYSFELGNGNLLWEYNVGDPVTASAYAEEHLQLVSDSPHLPDRLVCVCSSSGSICVLRVNSDAADRPYHPSNITVHEFARFELQGDVYSSPVMIGGKIFVGCRDDYVHCISIETIEK; from the exons ATGAGTGAAAAGAAACGACAGCAGCGGCGACACTGCTGCGTATCGCACGAGTTCGTGAGAGCTGCGACCGAGAACCTCAACAAAATCGCGGTGATACATGCCCGATCATCAGATATTGGGCCCCAGATATCTTCACATCCTCCGGTGTACGAAGGCGACCGATGTTTCACTTTCGGCGATGTCTTGGCATCCGTCAATTACCTCAGTTTCCGCCTCCGCTCCATTCTTGACGGCGCTTCTGATCAACATGTCACCATACCCCATCGTCCTCCAG GTGATTCTACTGATACTGATGAGTCTGCCAAATATGTTTTTGTGCCTGTAAAGCGATCGGAGGAGTTTAGGAATACATATACCCCAAAAATTGTTGGAATATACCTGGCACCTTCGTTGGAGTACATAGTTTCTGTTCTTTCTGTTATGAGGTGTGGGGAGGCTTTTTTGCCTCTTGATCCTTTATGGCCGAAAGATAGGATATTGTCTGTCGCTTCTTCTTCCAATGTTGATCTTATCGTCACTTGTGGAACTTTAATTGGTGGCAATGGTTTTCGAAACCTTGATGATTCACAGTGGCTTGCAGAGCAAAGTAGTTGtcctgttttcttcttttctatggCAGAAAGCCTCCAAGAGTGTGTTGCTCCATTGAAGTTAGTTTGGCCTTgcgaaaatgaaaaagaaaggttGTTTTGTTATTTGATGTACACATCAGGGTCAACTGGAAAACCTAAAGGTGTATGCGGCACGGAAACAG GCCTGTTAAATCGTTTTTTATGGATGCAAGAATCGTACCCGCTGTATGGAGAAGAACTTTTATTATTCAAGACATCTATTAGCTTTATTGACCACCTGCAGGAATTTCTCGGCGCTATTTTCACTTCTTGTACACTGATCATACCTccttttaatgaacaaaaagaaaatttactcTCCATCATCACTTTTCTGAAG GCTTATTCTATAAATAGGCTCACTGCTGTTCCTTCGCTTTTGAGAGCAATTGTTCCTGCTTTGCAAAGTGCACACAACATGCAGATCCAAAGTTCATTGAAATTGTTAATTCTGAGTGGTGAAGTTTTCTCTTTGTCCTTGTGGAAGATGCTTTCCAGTCTGCTGCCCTTGACCtctattttgaatttatatggGAGTACAGAG GTTTCGGGAGATTGCACGTATTTCGATTGCAAGAGGCTGCCAAAAATTTTGGAGACAGAGGCACTAACAACTGTTCCAATTGGGGTTCCTGTTTCTAATTGTGATGTGGTGCTTGTTGGTGAATTTGACAAACCTGAACAGGGAGAAATATGCGTTGGTGGTCTCTGCATTTGTAATGGTTACTTCTGTGAATCCACTGTTCTGTCTGTTGACCATGAATCACATCAAAACTCTCCTGTGAACTGTTCTGTAGATTATTGCAAAAATCAAGTGTATTACAAATCTGGTGATCTTGCACGACGGCTTCAAAGTGgtgatttagttttcttggggAGGAGGGACCGCACTGTAAAAGTTAATGGGCAACGTATAGCTATAGAGGAGATTGAGAATACATTAAGGGGACATCCAAATGTGGCAGATGCTGCTGTGATTGCTCGCAAAAGTTTGGAGGAACTTCTGCTCCTTGAAGCATTTATACTGTTAAAAGACAAGGAGAAATCTGGTGATGTAATCAGATCTTCGATAAGAAATTGGATTGTCAGCAAGCTTCCTACAGCCATGATTCCCAGCCGCTTTAGCTTTATTGAATCCTTGCATATGACCTCCAGTGGAAAAGTTGATTATGCATCGTTGGCAAGCTCAACCTTTCTCACATCACATGTTTCACATGATATAAGTAAAACGGTGAATTGTGATCTCTTGCGATCAATCAAAAAG GCCTTTTGTGACACTTTGATGGTTGAAGAAGTTTCCAGTGATGATGATTTCTTCATGTTGGGTGGTAATTCCATCAGTGCAGCACATGTTTCTCACAATTTAGGAATAGATATGAGATTGCTTTATAACTTTCCAAATCCATCAAAGCTTGTAGCACTTTTACAAGAAGAGGAATCAAGAGCTGTTAGaacaaatgttggtttgaatgtCAACGTGGGAGCAGATATAGGAAAAGTGTCTTATTCCATTACTCCTGATCACCTCAGTCCTGAACCACAATTACGGTTACAGAAAATGCCTCCTGGCAAAAATGACAATCATGGTGAAATCTCCAAGCGCTTAAAGATGGATACATATAAATATGTTACTCCACAATGCAGTTTTCCAAGTGATGGACAGCCTTGGAATTCTGCTACCATTCCCTTTGCTTGTTCATTCAGCCGGTGCAATAAAGTCTTGTATGAAAGGGGCTGTAGGCTGAAAAGTTCACCTCAAGCAACCTGGTTGTCGAAAGTCTCGGGAAACATAAGAGGTTCGTTGAAAGATTGGTGGAAAGTTCACATGGAATCTTGTGTTGATGCATCACCAGTTGTTGCATTCAAGGGCAAGGatatctatttatttattggaTCTCACTCACGTAAATTCGTCTGTATTAATGCCAGAAG TGGTTCAGTCCAGTGGGAGACTGTGCTTGATGGACGAATTGAGTGTTCAGCAGCGATTGTTGGTGACTTTTCTcag GTTGTTGTAGGATGCTATAAagggaaaatatattttcttgattttgcaAATGGCAACATTCTTTGGACTTTCCAAACATGTGGTGAG GTGAAGTCTCAGCCGGTGATGGACTTCCATAGACAATTGGTCTG GTGTGGATCACATGACCATAATCTTTATGCTCTTGACTATAGAAACCACTGCTGTGTTTTTAAGCTTCCTTGTGGTGGGAGTATATATGGATCACCTGCAATCGATGAG GACATACTGTAtgtggcatctactagtggccGTGTGACTGCTATATCAATAAAG GAATTTCCATTTCATACTCTGTGGGAGCATGAGTTGAGAGTTCCGGTTTTTGGTTCCCTTTCTATTAGTTCAAATGGACCCG TTATCTGTTGTTCAGTGGATGGCTATGTTGTTGCATTAAATTCAAGTGGAACCGCAATTTGGAGG AGTAGAACTGATGGTCCCATCTTTGCTGGAGCTTGCATCTCTCATGTGCTTCCTTCTCAG GTGCTTATATGTTCCAGAAGTGGGAAAGTTTATTCATTTGAACTG
- the LOC119993156 gene encoding putative acyl-activating enzyme 19 isoform X3: MSEKKRQQRRHCCVSHEFVRAATENLNKIAVIHARSSDIGPQISSHPPVYEGDRCFTFGDVLASVNYLSFRLRSILDGASDQHVTIPHRPPGDSTDTDESAKYVFVPVKRSEEFRNTYTPKIVGIYLAPSLEYIVSVLSVMRCGEAFLPLDPLWPKDRILSVASSSNVDLIVTCGTLIGGNGFRNLDDSQWLAEQSSCPVFFFSMAESLQECVAPLKLVWPCENEKERLFCYLMYTSGSTGKPKGVCGTETGLLNRFLWMQESYPLYGEELLLFKTSISFIDHLQEFLGAIFTSCTLIIPPFNEQKENLLSIITFLKAYSINRLTAVPSLLRAIVPALQSAHNMQIQSSLKLLILSGEVFSLSLWKMLSSLLPLTSILNLYGSTEVSGDCTYFDCKRLPKILETEALTTVPIGVPVSNCDVVLVGEFDKPEQGEICVGGLCICNGYFCESTVLSVDHESHQNSPVNCSVDYCKNQVYYKSGDLARRLQSGDLVFLGRRDRTVKVNGQRIAIEEIENTLRGHPNVADAAVIARKSLEELLLLEAFILLKDKEKSGDVIRSSIRNWIVSKLPTAMIPSRFSFIESLHMTSSGKVDYASLASSTFLTSHVSHDISKTVNCDLLRSIKKAFCDTLMVEEVSSDDDFFMLGGNSISAAHVSHNLGIDMRLLYNFPNPSKLVALLQEEESRAVRTNVGLNVNVGADIGKVSYSITPDHLSPEPQLRLQKMPPGKNDNHGEISKRLKMDTYKYVTPQCSFPSDGQPWNSATIPFACSFSRCNKVLYERGCRLKSSPQATWLSKVSGNIRGSLKDWWKVHMESCVDASPVVAFKGKDIYLFIGSHSRKFVCINARSGSVQWETVLDGRIECSAAIVGDFSQVVVGCYKGKIYFLDFANGNILWTFQTCGEVKSQPVMDFHRQLVWCGSHDHNLYALDYRNHCCVFKLPCGGSIYGSPAIDEVQDILYVASTSGRVTAISIKEFPFHTLWEHELRVPVFGSLSISSNGPVICCSVDGYVVALNSSGTAIWRN; this comes from the exons ATGAGTGAAAAGAAACGACAGCAGCGGCGACACTGCTGCGTATCGCACGAGTTCGTGAGAGCTGCGACCGAGAACCTCAACAAAATCGCGGTGATACATGCCCGATCATCAGATATTGGGCCCCAGATATCTTCACATCCTCCGGTGTACGAAGGCGACCGATGTTTCACTTTCGGCGATGTCTTGGCATCCGTCAATTACCTCAGTTTCCGCCTCCGCTCCATTCTTGACGGCGCTTCTGATCAACATGTCACCATACCCCATCGTCCTCCAG GTGATTCTACTGATACTGATGAGTCTGCCAAATATGTTTTTGTGCCTGTAAAGCGATCGGAGGAGTTTAGGAATACATATACCCCAAAAATTGTTGGAATATACCTGGCACCTTCGTTGGAGTACATAGTTTCTGTTCTTTCTGTTATGAGGTGTGGGGAGGCTTTTTTGCCTCTTGATCCTTTATGGCCGAAAGATAGGATATTGTCTGTCGCTTCTTCTTCCAATGTTGATCTTATCGTCACTTGTGGAACTTTAATTGGTGGCAATGGTTTTCGAAACCTTGATGATTCACAGTGGCTTGCAGAGCAAAGTAGTTGtcctgttttcttcttttctatggCAGAAAGCCTCCAAGAGTGTGTTGCTCCATTGAAGTTAGTTTGGCCTTgcgaaaatgaaaaagaaaggttGTTTTGTTATTTGATGTACACATCAGGGTCAACTGGAAAACCTAAAGGTGTATGCGGCACGGAAACAG GCCTGTTAAATCGTTTTTTATGGATGCAAGAATCGTACCCGCTGTATGGAGAAGAACTTTTATTATTCAAGACATCTATTAGCTTTATTGACCACCTGCAGGAATTTCTCGGCGCTATTTTCACTTCTTGTACACTGATCATACCTccttttaatgaacaaaaagaaaatttactcTCCATCATCACTTTTCTGAAG GCTTATTCTATAAATAGGCTCACTGCTGTTCCTTCGCTTTTGAGAGCAATTGTTCCTGCTTTGCAAAGTGCACACAACATGCAGATCCAAAGTTCATTGAAATTGTTAATTCTGAGTGGTGAAGTTTTCTCTTTGTCCTTGTGGAAGATGCTTTCCAGTCTGCTGCCCTTGACCtctattttgaatttatatggGAGTACAGAG GTTTCGGGAGATTGCACGTATTTCGATTGCAAGAGGCTGCCAAAAATTTTGGAGACAGAGGCACTAACAACTGTTCCAATTGGGGTTCCTGTTTCTAATTGTGATGTGGTGCTTGTTGGTGAATTTGACAAACCTGAACAGGGAGAAATATGCGTTGGTGGTCTCTGCATTTGTAATGGTTACTTCTGTGAATCCACTGTTCTGTCTGTTGACCATGAATCACATCAAAACTCTCCTGTGAACTGTTCTGTAGATTATTGCAAAAATCAAGTGTATTACAAATCTGGTGATCTTGCACGACGGCTTCAAAGTGgtgatttagttttcttggggAGGAGGGACCGCACTGTAAAAGTTAATGGGCAACGTATAGCTATAGAGGAGATTGAGAATACATTAAGGGGACATCCAAATGTGGCAGATGCTGCTGTGATTGCTCGCAAAAGTTTGGAGGAACTTCTGCTCCTTGAAGCATTTATACTGTTAAAAGACAAGGAGAAATCTGGTGATGTAATCAGATCTTCGATAAGAAATTGGATTGTCAGCAAGCTTCCTACAGCCATGATTCCCAGCCGCTTTAGCTTTATTGAATCCTTGCATATGACCTCCAGTGGAAAAGTTGATTATGCATCGTTGGCAAGCTCAACCTTTCTCACATCACATGTTTCACATGATATAAGTAAAACGGTGAATTGTGATCTCTTGCGATCAATCAAAAAG GCCTTTTGTGACACTTTGATGGTTGAAGAAGTTTCCAGTGATGATGATTTCTTCATGTTGGGTGGTAATTCCATCAGTGCAGCACATGTTTCTCACAATTTAGGAATAGATATGAGATTGCTTTATAACTTTCCAAATCCATCAAAGCTTGTAGCACTTTTACAAGAAGAGGAATCAAGAGCTGTTAGaacaaatgttggtttgaatgtCAACGTGGGAGCAGATATAGGAAAAGTGTCTTATTCCATTACTCCTGATCACCTCAGTCCTGAACCACAATTACGGTTACAGAAAATGCCTCCTGGCAAAAATGACAATCATGGTGAAATCTCCAAGCGCTTAAAGATGGATACATATAAATATGTTACTCCACAATGCAGTTTTCCAAGTGATGGACAGCCTTGGAATTCTGCTACCATTCCCTTTGCTTGTTCATTCAGCCGGTGCAATAAAGTCTTGTATGAAAGGGGCTGTAGGCTGAAAAGTTCACCTCAAGCAACCTGGTTGTCGAAAGTCTCGGGAAACATAAGAGGTTCGTTGAAAGATTGGTGGAAAGTTCACATGGAATCTTGTGTTGATGCATCACCAGTTGTTGCATTCAAGGGCAAGGatatctatttatttattggaTCTCACTCACGTAAATTCGTCTGTATTAATGCCAGAAG TGGTTCAGTCCAGTGGGAGACTGTGCTTGATGGACGAATTGAGTGTTCAGCAGCGATTGTTGGTGACTTTTCTcag GTTGTTGTAGGATGCTATAAagggaaaatatattttcttgattttgcaAATGGCAACATTCTTTGGACTTTCCAAACATGTGGTGAG GTGAAGTCTCAGCCGGTGATGGACTTCCATAGACAATTGGTCTG GTGTGGATCACATGACCATAATCTTTATGCTCTTGACTATAGAAACCACTGCTGTGTTTTTAAGCTTCCTTGTGGTGGGAGTATATATGGATCACCTGCAATCGATGAG GTGCAGGACATACTGTAtgtggcatctactagtggccGTGTGACTGCTATATCAATAAAG GAATTTCCATTTCATACTCTGTGGGAGCATGAGTTGAGAGTTCCGGTTTTTGGTTCCCTTTCTATTAGTTCAAATGGACCCG TTATCTGTTGTTCAGTGGATGGCTATGTTGTTGCATTAAATTCAAGTGGAACCGCAATTTGGAGG AACTGA
- the LOC119992524 gene encoding uncharacterized protein LOC119992524 — protein sequence MGQILDKFHGKQWRQKQIRKITDKVYERVKFQTGRGTLTFEDLYIAVLLIYNDINKHLPGPHFDPPSKEQVRTLMQECDINLDGELDHEEFVKFIQQLTADTFIVVSQGLLITLVVAPTVAMATKRATEGVPGVGKVVQKLPNAIYASLVTLAIVWFQNSGQQLE from the exons ATGGGACAGATTCTTGACAAATTTCACG GAAAGCAGTGGAGGCAAAAACAAATTAGGAAGATAACGGACAAAGTGTATGAACGTGTCAAGTTTCAAACAGGGAGGGGTACTTTGACATTTGAAGATCTTTACATTGCTGTTCTACTTATATACAA TGATATCAATAAGCACTTGCCTGGCCCTCATTTTGATCCACCCTCCAAAGAGCAAGTCAGAACTCTGATGCAG GAGTGTGATATAAACCTGGATGGAGAACTTGATCATGAGGAATTTGTGAAGTTTATCCAACAGTTGACAGCAGATACATTCATTGTTGTCAGTCAGGGGCTGCTTATCACTCTGGTTGTAGCACCAACAGTTGCAATGGCTACAAAGAGGGCTACGGAGGGAGTTCCAGGCGTCGGAAAGGTGGTGCAGAAGTTACCCAACGCAATTTATGCATCTCTTGTGACTCTTGCCATTGTGTGGTTCCAAAATTCAGGCCAGCAACTTGAATAG